Proteins from one Scyliorhinus canicula chromosome 6, sScyCan1.1, whole genome shotgun sequence genomic window:
- the LOC119967859 gene encoding zinc finger protein 239-like has product MEGKGTSHTAEKPWKCGDCEERFNYPCELETHQRTHTGERPFTCSVCGKGFTRSSQLITHRRVHTGERPFICSECGKGFTQSSNLLTHQRVHTGERPYKCPDCGKCYRSSGDLMCHQRVHTNERPFRCPHCGTGFRGSFQLTVHQRIHTGEKPFTCYMCGQGFTQLSHVLRHERVHTGERPFNCPDCGKGYKSSGELMSHQRIHTDERPFRCFTCGLGFRGSSQLSVHQRIHTGERPFTCTECGKGFTQSSTLLNHQRVHTGERPFTCSECGKRFTRSAHLLSHQRIHAARGHSPVLSLRRDSLVRHIAESPAS; this is encoded by the coding sequence ATGGAAGGGAAAGGCACCTCTCACACTGCAgaaaaaccatggaaatgtggagacTGCGAGGAGAGATTCAATTACCCGTGcgagctggaaactcatcaacgcactcacaccggggagaggccattcacttgctctgtttgtgggaagggatttacccgGTCATCCCAGCTGATTACACAtcggcgggttcacactggggagagaccatttatctgctccgagtgtgggaagggattcacacagtcatccaacctgctgacgcaccagcgggttcacactggagagagaccttaCAAATGCCCCGACTGTGGAAAGTGCTATCGAAGTTCTGGAGACCTGATGTGCCATCAGCGTGTGCACACTAatgagagaccattcaggtgccctcactgtgggactgggttcaggggatcatttcaactcactgtgcaccagcgaattcacaccggggagaagccgttcacctgctatatgtgtgggcagggattcactcagttatcccacgtGTTGAGACACGAgagagttcacacaggggagagacctTTTAattgtccagactgtgggaagggcTACAAAAGTTCCGgggaactgatgtcccatcaacgtattcacacggatgagagaccgttcaggtgctttACCTGTGGGTTGGGGTTCAGGGGATCATCTCAACTCTCCgttcaccagcgaattcacactggggagaggccattcacctgcacagagtgtgggaagggattcactcagtcgtcCACACTGCTGAatcaccagcgcgttcacactggggagaggccgttcacctgctccgagtgtgggaagagattcactcggtcAGCCCACCTGCTcagtcaccagcgaattcacgcagcaagaggccattcccctgttctgagtttgaggagagaTTCACTCGTTCGTCACATTGCTGAATCACCAGCAAGTTAA